A DNA window from Impatiens glandulifera chromosome 7, dImpGla2.1, whole genome shotgun sequence contains the following coding sequences:
- the LOC124945060 gene encoding uncharacterized protein LOC124945060, whose translation MASTTVDSPPPPPPPPPPRKGLRLESIGTIDLRRLSQSELYDLSLCSESAFDPRRCDDIVIPKIDRSVFNESAGSRKQTYSRLRLATRKPESSFAAGATGATVSTSTPQLRDDPERAEDSRIIGLLKDLLSAKMKGNELVPFRVECNDSVPQLPIVDELRSVVNVPNVGNSVRKRGRGRPRKNENRLALVAPEVKVVETSAEAKVDKKEAAREDVALDANVVNMDKNILNRDGNAVNLGELGNMEDPYGPELGRRTAGLAKEEELLEFLKGFNGQWASRRKKKRIIEASEFGDMLPKGWKLVLAIKRKVGRVWLFCRRYKSPSGRQFVSCKEISSYLCLIQSLLSSNKETSSTLLNNSPLRNSTEAGDRVVQENKNGETSVTDILSNNVAQATAKDINTQEVQPAEIFNCNKCTVTFDTKDDLLQHQLSSHRRKRCRFGESVTDGVIIKSGKFECQYCHKTFNERNRYNGHMGAHIRHDPKSGVASPACQLDQNEGDPLPPSGIISEFAAQELIEEDVSHTADTNAKIDDMSITVQELTEENVSHTADTNSKVDDTSITVQELTEENISHTADTNSKVEEMSITVQELTEEDVRHTADTNSKIDEMSITVQELTEEDVSHTADTNSKIVEMPITVQELIEEVVIHTVDTNSKIDEMSISLEDEPRNVLSCEEQRFGCDKSEGNLAEEHRNKQGDNKASEVSFGCENEEVITESFTLSESAKEKIYDFSISGGEGSKVPNQEAGFYDIASKNVVEVEIENLITVAEKQVKLTIHGLSSHLIGSDENPANESDKHASPGGGSIAFPTSDQFSNHANAGNVSYYYTPGSEDLKENREGGGHEVESIANNPIVESMAGFGSGDAENEVEAVTNSEKSPITNLFDSSWKLHERVAEDNRNNTDTLFAIQESGPSNYLENDLPFLPCYKQTFGLTNDMNNFCANRTNEQPELVFGINHGKQRMQERSMEYGSLVSSDQNIFQNKDNLAQQDIMFDTGLFAGQTSNNDVNAMRLNDVRKSSNNSDLMLSFGNHHENNPEMATNYMRDFSVGQTFNSEIGLSSAAGVEQKQESCILGLISHDHQACVTGNNMYKHGIWEEPGNGNNGHEKLVMGFGSSSSSHMQQPHGAHMAAAGFWRTGILADTSSSQKLQCSSFSPTFNNFPDKVENGSSSSLALNMSHGRMMRGFEEVSEPGRAEQVEFSFLNNHSLPLDGSSKSYLEMGQQRQQQQQQQQSFNNQPQPPFWLQKESLSLNLTAPNMVSNICVWCRNQFNFDPVQLGMQSTMMDSVCSTCSARLSEPFL comes from the exons ATGGCTTCCACCACCGTCGACTCACCGCCACCtccaccgccgccgccgccgcctcgCAAAGGGCTCCGTCTCGAGTCTATCGGCACAATCGACCTCCGACGACTGTCTCAATCAGAACTCTATGATCTCTCTCTATGTTCTGAGTCCGCCTTTGATCCTCGCCGCTGCGACGACATCGTCATTCCTAAGATCGACCGTTCCGTCTTCAACGAGTCTGCCGGCAGCCGGAAACAGACTTATTCTCGTCTCCGTCTCGCCACTCGTAAGCCAGAATCCTCTTTCGCCGCAGGCGCCACTGGAGCAACTGTTTCCACTTCCACACCTCAACTCCGTGATGATCCTGAGCGAGCGGAAGATTCTCGGATTATCGGGCTCTTGAAGGATCTTTTATCAGCGAAAATGAAAGGTAATGAGTTGGTTCCTTTTCGTGTTGAATGTAATGATTCAGTTCCTCAATTGCCGATAGTGGATGAACTGCGGAGTGTGGTTAATGTGCCGAATGTGGGTAATTCTGTGAGGaaaagaggaagaggaaggccTCGAAAGAATGAGAATCGTTTGGCATTGGTTGCGCCTGAGGTTAAAGTGGTAGAGACGTCTGCTGAGGCGAAGGTGGATAAGAAAGAAGCAGCGAGAGAAGACGTTGCACTTGATGCTAATGTGGTGAACATGGACAAGAATATCTTGAACAGGGACGGCAACGCCGTGAACTTGGGAGAGCTTGGTAACATGGAGGATCCTTATGGTCCAGAACTTGGGAGAAGGACTGCAGGTTTAGCCAAAGAGGAGGAATTGCTGGAGTTTCTGAAGGGGTTCAATGGACAATGGGCCAGCAGGAGGAAGAAAAAGAGGATAATTGAAGCTAGTGAATTTGGGGATATGTTGCCCAAAGGTTGGAAGCTTGTTCTTGCCATCAAGAGGAAAGTAGGCCGTGTTTGGTTGTTCTGTCGCCGCTACAAAAG TCCTAGCGGGAGGCAGTTTGTATCGTGCAAGGAAATTTCTTCCTATTTGTGCCTCATTCAGAGTCTTCTCAGTTCAAATAAGGAAACTTCCTCTACTCTATTGAATAACTCTCCATTGAGGAACTCTACTGAG GCTGGTGATCGTGTTGTCCAAGAAAACAAGAACGGTGAAACTTCAGTTACAGACATTTTGAGTAATAATGTGGCTCAAGCAACTGCCAAGGATATAAATACACAGGAGGTACAACCAGCAGAGATTTTCAATTGCAATAAGTGCACTGTGACTTTTGACACGAAGGATGATTTGTTGCAGCACCAATTATCATCTCATAGGAGAAAGAGGTGTAGATTTGGGGAATCTGTTACTGACGGAGTGATAATAAAAAGTGGGAAATTCGAGTGCCAGTATTGCCACAAAACATTCAATGAAAGGAATCGATATAACGGCCATATGGGTGCCCATATAAGACACGATCCGAAGAGCGGAGTCGCATCACCTGCTTGCCAATTAGATCAGAATGAAGGTGACCCTCTACCACCAAGTGGAATAATTTCTGAATTCGCTGCGCAAGAGTTGATTGAAGAAGATGTCAGCCATACTGCAGATACAAATGCTAAGATTGACGATATGTCTATCACCGTGCAAGAGTTGACTGAAGAAAATGTCAGCCATACTGCAGATACAAATTCTAAGGTTGACGATACGTCTATcacagttcaagagttgactgAAGAAAATATCAGCCATACTGCAGATACAAATTCTAAGGTTGAAGAGATGTCTATCACAGTGCAAGAGTTGACTGAAGAAGATGTCAGACATACTGCAGATACAAATTCTAAGATTGACGAGATGTCTATTACAGTGCAAGAGTTGACTGAAGAAGATGTCAGCCATACTGCAGATACAAATTCTAAGATTGTCGAGATGCCTATCACAGTGCAAGAGTTGATTGAAGAAGTTGTCATCCATACTGTAGATACAAATTCTAAGATTGACGAGATGTCTATTTCTCTGGAAGATGAACCAAGAAATGTGTTGTCCTGTGAAGAACAAAGATTTGGTTGTGACAAAAGTGAAGGAAACTTGGCTGAGGAACATCGAAATAAACAAGGAGACAATAAGGCAAGTGAGGTTAGTTTTGGATGTGAAAATGAAGAAGTTATTACAGAGAGCTTCACCCTGTCCGAATCTGCtaaggaaaaaatatatgatttctCAATTTCTGGGGGTGAGGGTTCAAAAGTGCCGAATCAAGAGGCAGGATTTTATGACATAGCTTCTAAGAATGTTGTGGAAGTtgagattgaaaatttaataaccGTGGCTGAAAAACAAGTTAAGTTGACAATCCATGGTTTGTCCAGTCATCTTATTGGATCAGATGAGAATCCTGCCAATGAAAGTGACAAGCATGCTAGTCCTGGCGGTGGTTCAATCGCCTTTCCTACTAGTGATCAGTTCTCCAACCATGCCAATGCTGGAAATGTGTCATATTATTATACTCCCGGCTCAGAAGATTTGAAGGAAAACAGAGAAGGTGGAGGTCATGAAGTCGAGTCCATCGCAAACAATCCTATTGTCGAGTCAATGGCTGGTTTTGGCAGTGGAGATGCTGAAAATGAGGTGGAGGCAGTTACCAATTCTGAGAAGAGTCCCATAACCAATTTGTTTGATTCATCATGGAAACTTCATGAACGGGTTGCAGAGGACAACAGGAACAACACAGATACTCTCTTTGCAATTCAAGAATCTGGGCCAAGTAATTATCTTGAAAATGATTTGCCTTTTTTACCTTGCTATAAGCAAACTTTTGGTTTAACAAATGATATGAACAACTTCTGTGCTAACAGAACAAATGAGCAACCTGAACTTGTTTTTGGTATTAATCATGGCAAGCAAAGGATGCAGGAAAGAAGCATGGAGTATGGTTCACTTGTCTCGAGTGATCAAAATATATTCCAGAATAAGGATAATTTAGCTCAACAGGATATTATGTTCGATACTGGGTTGTTTGCTGGGCAAACATCTAATAACGATGTGAATGCAATGAGACTCAACGATGTTCGTAAGTCAAGTAACAACAGCGATCTGATGCTTTCTTTTGGTAACCACCACGAGAATAATCCAGAGATGGCTACAAATTATATGCGTGATTTCTCAGTTGGACAGACATTCAATTCTGAGATTGGTCTGAGTAGTGCGGCTGGGGTGGAGCAGAAACAAGAAAGTTGTATACTAGGGCTAATTTCTCATGATCATCAAGCATGTGTTACTGGAAATAACATGTATAAACATGGGATATGGGAGGAACCAGGAAATGGTAATAACGGGCATGAGAAGCTGGTGATGGGTTTTggaagcagcagcagcagccacATGCAGCAGCCACATGGTGCTCATATGGCGGCTGCGGGTTTCTGGAGAACTGGGATTCTGGCAGATACATCTTCATCTCAAAAGCTGCAATGTTCAAGCTTTTCCCCCACTTTCAATAACTTCCCAGATAAG GTTGAGAATGGGTCGTCGTCATCCCTTGCACTGAACATGAGCCATGGAAGGATGATGAGAGGTTTTGAAGAAGTATCAGAACCGGGAAGAGCAGAACAAGTGGAGTTCAGCTTTCTGAACAACCATTCTCTTCCTCTGGATGGATCCTCCAAGTCTTATTTGGAAATGGGGCAACAGCgacagcagcagcagcagcagcagcaaagTTTCAACAATCAACCACAACCACCCTTTTGGCTTCAAAAGGAATCTCTATCACTAAACCTTACTGCTCCGAATATGGTTAGTAATATCTGCGTCTGGTGCAGAAATCAGTTCAATTTCGACCCGGTCCAGTTGGGTATGCAATCCACTATGATGGACTCGGTTTGTTCTACTTGCAGTGCAAGACTTTCAGAGCCGTTTCTATAG
- the LOC124910385 gene encoding probable mitochondrial adenine nucleotide transporter BTL3 gives MPTEPICFTATPSHEQEQSQCRLPSTGFNFDDTFLPGGLFLQNNVNSSLLTNLHSSRNNSSKPTHSSVPCCKADSFGLLRRHRPTPAVAGADFLSVSLSAKSGDGILLNPATNFTQNAGKLSADSRRSKVRLRAHGAMNTTKHLWAGAVAAMVSRTCVAPLERLKLEYIVRGEKKNLFELVRTIAVSQGLKGFWKGNFVNVLRTAPFKAVNFYAYDTYRKQLLKLSGNEQVTNLERFVAGAAAGITATMICIPLDTIRTKMVAPGGEALGGVVGAFRHVIRTEGFISLYKGLLPSILSVAPSGAVFYGVYDILKSAYLRSPEGKERIEKMKQQGQDLNALAQLELGPVRTLLHGAISGACAEASTYPFEVIRRRLQLQGKGSQLNTFGIFVKIIENGGFPALYTGLVPSLLQVLPSAAISYFVYEFMKIVLKVE, from the exons ATGCCGACCGAGCCTATTTGCTTCACTGCGACTCCCTCCCATGAACAAGAACAATCCCAGTGTCGTCTACCTTCAACGGGCTTCAATTTCGACGATACTTTCTTACCCGGTGGATTGTTCCTCCAAAACAATGTGAATTCTTCTTTATTAACTAATCTACACTCGTCCAGAAACAATTCTTCAAAACCCACGCATTCCTCTGTTCCGTGCTGCAAAGCTGACAGTTTTGGACTTCTACGGCGACATAGACCCACTCCGGCTGTGGCCGGAGCTGATTTTTTGTCTGTAAGTTTGTCAGCCAAGAGCGGCGATGGGATTCTTCTTAATCCTGCCACGAATTTTACTCAAAATGCTGGTAAGCTTTCAGCCGATTCAAGGAGGAGTAAGGTTAGATTACGTGCACACGGCGCAATGAACACAACGAAACACCTGTGGGCCGGAGCTGTTGCTGCCATGGTGTCTAG AACTTGTGTTGCACCACTGGAGAGATTAAAGCTGGAATACATAGTTCGTGGTGAAAAGAAAAATCTATTTGAGCTGGTTAGAACAATTGCAGTTTCTCAAGGACTTAAAGGGTTTTGGAAAGGAAACTTTGTGAATGTCCTACGCACAGCCCCATTTAAGGCAGTCAATTTTTATGCTTATGATACTTACAGGAAGCAACTTCTTAAACTTTCTGGCAATGAACAAGTTACAAATCTCGAAAGGTTTGTTGCTGGTGCAGCTGCGGGCATTACAGCCACAATGATCTGTATACCACTAGACACT ATCCGAACGAAGATGGTGGCCCCTGGTGGGGAAGCTTTAGGGGGTGTAGTTGGAGCTTTTCGTCATGTGATTCGAACTGAAGGGTTCATATCACTTTACAAGGGCTTACTACCGTCTATTCTTAGTGTGGCTCCATCAGGTGCGGTTTTCTATGGTGTGTATGATATTCTGAAATCAGCTTATCTGCGTTCACCTGAAGGAAAAGAAAGAATTGAGAAGATGAAACAACAGGGTCAGGATTTGAATGCTCTTGCCCAGCTTGAATTGGGACCAGTTAGGACCTTATTGCATGGTGCGATATCTGGTGCCTGTGCAGAAGCTTCAACTTATCCGTTTGAAGTTATCAGGAGACGGCTCCAGCTGCAAGGAAAAGGCAGTCAATTGAATACTTTTGGGATTTTTGTTAAGATTATTGAGAATGGAGGATTCCCCGCTTTGTATACCGGTTTAGTTCCTAGTTTATTGCAG GTGTTACCTTCAGCTGCCATAAGCTATTTTGTGTATGAATTCATGAAGATTGTACTCAAAGTCGAATGA
- the LOC124910521 gene encoding uncharacterized protein LOC124910521 has product MISFDHQTTTNPIRESNKNSSKKRSMEELEGSHHHEEDDDQIIHNHNHNSSKAKTMKWAFDTELHLQCPSPNSYDIKQCNFKLGKKYCHHETHMNLDLELNLPCGGTSSPRGEVNRPAAAVAEEKEIERQRGDEVAAVEGDQKEMVAAACRRCHMLVMMCKASPACPNCKFIHPPELTQPGLFIKPRRSNWLLC; this is encoded by the exons ATGATCTCCTTTGATCATCAAACCACAACAAACCCAATTCGAGAATCTAACAAGAATTCCTCAAAGAAAAGATCAATGGAAGAGCTGGAGGGCTCTCATCAtcatgaagaagatgatgatcagATCATCCACAACCACAACCACAACTCATCAAAGGCAAAAACCATGAAATGGGCTTTTGACACTGAGCTTCACCTTCAATGCCCTTCTCCCAATTCTTATGATATAAAACAATGCAATTTTAAG CTTGGGAAGAAGTATTGCCATCATGAGACACATATGAACCTAGATTTGGAGCTCAACCTGCCTTGCGGAGGGACATCGAGTCCCCGAGGCGAAGTGAACCGGCCTGCAGCTGCTGTTGCGGAAGAGAAGGAGATAGAGAGGCAGCGTGGTGATGAGGTTGCGGCGGTGGAGGGAGATCAAAAGGAGATGGTGGCGGCTGCATGCCGGAGATGTCACATGCTGGTGATGATGTGTAAGGCTTCGCCTGCTTGTCCTAACTGCAAGTTTATTCACCCGCCTGAGCTGACCCAACCAGGCCTCTTCATTAAGCCACGCCGTAGTAATTGGCTTCTTTGTTAA
- the LOC124945217 gene encoding uncharacterized protein LOC124945217, producing MWPSGDGRCNCTPPSETQLNSASDQDEFDPKKCRLCRRGSSSSSIRSSSSTSLLSFELMELKDYDKKWRVSSATIKGFTIGAGLKGGLSLFAVLGRLRRRRLKNVAMTSVSDDLIFTIKETISYGLFLGTFAGTFVTVDELIAHYGGNRKTAKWRALLAGAIAGPSMLLTGPKTTHMSLAIYILMRASVLASRCGIKSKRFGNICKPLTWAHGDIFLMCLSSSQILSTYILKQDSLASSYKSFLNKQGGKAAIILQGVKEMACGLPLNSLEEIKNYYKSSTGLDIVLDPEMKVPCSIIHGNQSCGGHFFSFLIEAFKRALPVYLPVYLIPALIVHRQGLLKRQYSILFKGLIGTARSSLFLSVYCSSAWLWTCGLFRLFKTCSVPLVTMAAFLTGLALGIEKKSRRIEISLYCLSRAIESFFTMMSNDGSHLWSSSTLRNKLKRADVLVFSISTAIIMHCYAMERDVFRSKYLNVLDWVFGIPLPHSSETPRKKE from the exons ATGTGGCCGTCCGGCGACGGACGTTGCAACTGCACTCCACCATCCGAAACCCAACTCAATTCGGCCTCTGATCAAGATGAATTCGACCCAAAAAAGTGTCGTCTTTGTAGACGAGGATCATCCTCATCCAGTATTCGTTCCTCGTCGTCCACTTCATTACTTAGCTTTGAATTGATGGAATTGAAGGACTATGATAAGAAATGGAGAGTTTCTTCGGCAACTATCAAAGGGTTCACGATTGGTGCTGGACTTAAAGGTGGTCTGTCTCTATTCGCTGTCCTTGGTCGACTGAGACGTAGAAGATTGAA GAATGTAGCAATGACGTCTGTTAGTGATGATTTGATTTTCACTATTAAAGAGACTATCAGTTACGGTCTCTTCCTTGGGACTTTTGCTGGAACCTTTGTTACAGTGGATGAGCTTATCGCGCATTATGGAGGGAATAGGAA GACTGCAAAATGGAGGGCTTTGTTAGCAGGAGCCATTGCAGGACCTTCAATGCTTCTGACTGGACCAAAGACAACACATATGAGTTTAGCAATTTACATTCTTATGCGTGCTTCTGTTTTGGCTTCAAGATGTGGAATTAAGAGCAAGAGATTTGGAAACATATGTAAACCTCTAACATGGGCTCATGGAGACATCTTCCTCATGTGTCTATCGTCTTCCCAAATTCT ATCAACTTACATATTGAAGCAAGATAGTTTGGCTTCATCATACAAATCTTTTCTCAATAAACAAGGTGGAAAGGCTGCCATTATCCTGCAAGGTGTCAAAGAGATGGCATGTGGCTT GCCATTGAATAGTTTGGAGGAAATAAAGAATTACTACAAGAGTAGTACAGGTTTAGACATTGTGTTAGATCCAGAGATGAAAGTCCCATGCTCG ATTATACATGGAAATCAATCGTGTGGTGGGCATTTCTTTTCGTTTTTAATTGAAGCATTCAAAAGGGCATTGCCGGTTTATCTCCCTGTTTATTTGATTCCTGCTTTAATAGTTCATCGTCAAGGACTTCTTAAGAG ACAATATTCAATTCTGTTCAAAGGTCTTATTGGGACAGCAAGATCAAGCTTGTTTCTCTCAGTCTATTGTTCATCTGCCTG GTTGTGGACATGTGGACTCTTTAGGCTGTTCAAGACGTGTAGCGTTCCTTTGGTGACAATGGCAGCG TTCCTTACTGGTCTTGCATTGGGGATTGAAAAGAAAAGCAGGAGGATTGAGATATCGTTGTATTGCTTATCGAGGGCTATCGAGAGCTTCTTCACGATGATGAGCAATGATGGAAGTCATTTATGGTCTTCGTCAACATTAAGAAACAAACTGAAAAGAGCTGATGTGTTGGTGTTTAGCATCTCAACAGCAATTATAATGCATTGTTACGCGATGGAGAGGGATGTTTTTCGATCAAAGTATTTGAATGTTCTTGATTGGGTATTCGGAATCCCTCTTCCTCATTCTTCGGAAACCCCTAGGAAGAAAGAATGA